In one Hypomesus transpacificus isolate Combined female chromosome 18, fHypTra1, whole genome shotgun sequence genomic region, the following are encoded:
- the dvl1a gene encoding segment polarity protein dishevelled homolog DVL-1 isoform X4, which produces MAETKIIYHIDEEETPYLVKLSVSPEKVTLADFKNVLNNRPVNSYKFFFKSMDQDFGVVKEEISDDNAKLPCFNGRVVSWLVLAESSHSDGGSQCTESHPELPPPLERTGGIGDSRPPSFHANAVSSRDGLDTETGTESLLSHRRERERERARRRARETEIPRINGHSKSERTARDSAMGYDSASVMSSELETSSFVDSEEDEDASRLSSSTEQSSSSQLMRRHKRRRRRHKVAKIDRSSSFSSITDSTMSLNIITVTLNMEKYNFLGISIVGQSNDRGDGGIYIGSIMKGGAVAADGRIEPGDMLLQVNDVNFENMSNDDAVRILREIVSKTGPISLTVAKCWDPSPRSYFTIPRAEPVRPIDPAAWISHTTALTGPYPHYEFDDLPLSASKTDMATIVKVMQLPDSGLEIRDRMWLKITISNAVIGADVVDWLYSRVEGFKDRRDARKYASSLLKHGYLRHTVNKITFSEQCYYTFGDLCQNMASLNLNEGSSGGGSEQDTLAPLPPPATNPWPLGGQPFPYPPFPSAPPGFPPGYSDPCHSFHSGSAGSQHSED; this is translated from the exons gGTTGTCAAAGAGGAGATTTCCGACGACAACGCCAAGCTGCCCTGCTTCAATGGCAGAGTGGTATCCTGG ctggtCCTGGCAGAGAGCTCCCACTCAGATGGGGGGTCCCAGTGTACAGAGAGCCATCCAGAGCTGCCCCCTCCCCTGGAAAGAACAGGGGGCATCGGCGACTCGCGCCCCCCTTCCTTTCA TGCCAATGCGGTAAGCAGTCGTGACGGACTGGACACAGAGACGGGTACAGAGTCCCTTCTGAGCCACCgtagagagcgggagagagagcgagcacgaAGAAGAgcgcgagagacagaga TCCCTCGTATCAACGGCCACTCCAAGTCGGAGCGCACTGCGCGGGACTCGGCCATGGGCTACGACAGCGCCTCAGTGATGAGCAGCGAGCTGGAGACCAGCTCCTTTGTCGACAgtgaggaagatgaggatgcCAGCAG gcTCAGCAGCTCAACAGAGCAGAGCTCCTCCTCTCAGCTGATGCGCAGACACAAACGCCGCAGACGGAGGCACAAAGTGGCCAAAATAGACCGG TCCTCTTCCTTCAGCAGCATCACAGACTCCACTATGAGCCTCAACATCATCACTGTCACTCTCAACATGG agaagtACAACTTCCTGGGTATCAGCATCGTGGGCCAGAGCAACGACCGGGGCGACGGCGGCATCTACATCGGTTCCATCATGAAGGGCGGAGCCGTGGCCGCAGACGGCAGGATCGAACCTGGAGACATGCTCCTGCAG GTGAACGACGTGAACTTTGAGAACATGAGCAACGATGATGCTGTCCGCATCCTCAGAGAGATCGTGTCTAAAACCGG GCCTATCAGCCTTACTGTAGCCAAGTGCTGGGATCCATCTCCACGTAGCTACTTCACGATCCCCagag cGGAGCCTGTAAGACCTATTGACCCTGCAGCCTGGATCTCTCACACCACCGCCCTGACCGGGCCCTACCCACACTACG AGTTTGACGACTTGCCATTGTCGGCCAGTAAGACAGACATGGCGACCATCGTCAAGGTGATGCAGCTGCCTGACTCTGGTCTGGAGATCCGGGACAGGATGTGGCTGAAGATCACCATCTCCAACGCTGTCATTG gtgctGATGTGGTGGACTGGCTCTACTCCCGAGTGGAGGGCTTCAAGGACCGCCGTGATGCCAGGAAGTACGCCAGCAGTCTGCTCAAACATGGCTACCTGAGACACACCGTCAACAAGATCACCTTCTCTGAGCAGTGCTACTACACCTTCGGAGACCTCTGCCAAA acatGGCGTCCCTCAACCTGAACGAGGGTTCCAGTGGTGGGGGCTCCGAACAGGACACCttggcccccctccctcccccagccaccaACCCCTGGCCCCTGGGAGGCCAACCCTTCCCctacccccctttcccctccgcTCCCCCTGGCTTCCCCCCAGGATACTCCGACCCCTGCCACAGTTTTCACAGTGGCAGTGCCGGCAGCCAACACAGTGAGG ACTGA
- the dvl1a gene encoding segment polarity protein dishevelled homolog DVL-1 isoform X3 — protein MAETKIIYHIDEEETPYLVKLSVSPEKVTLADFKNVLNNRPVNSYKFFFKSMDQDFGVVKEEISDDNAKLPCFNGRVVSWLVLAESSHSDGGSQCTESHPELPPPLERTGGIGDSRPPSFHANAVSSRDGLDTETGTESLLSHRRERERERARRRARETEIPRINGHSKSERTARDSAMGYDSASVMSSELETSSFVDSEEDEDASRLSSSTEQSSSSQLMRRHKRRRRRHKVAKIDRSSSFSSITDSTMSLNIITVTLNMEKYNFLGISIVGQSNDRGDGGIYIGSIMKGGAVAADGRIEPGDMLLQVNDVNFENMSNDDAVRILREIVSKTGPISLTVAKCWDPSPRSYFTIPRAEPVRPIDPAAWISHTTALTGPYPHYEFDDLPLSASKTDMATIVKVMQLPDSGLEIRDRMWLKITISNAVIGADVVDWLYSRVEGFKDRRDARKYASSLLKHGYLRHTVNKITFSEQCYYTFGDLCQNMASLNLNEGSSGGGSEQDTLAPLPPPATNPWPLGGQPFPYPPFPSAPPGFPPGYSDPCHSFHSGSAGSQHSEGQS, from the exons gGTTGTCAAAGAGGAGATTTCCGACGACAACGCCAAGCTGCCCTGCTTCAATGGCAGAGTGGTATCCTGG ctggtCCTGGCAGAGAGCTCCCACTCAGATGGGGGGTCCCAGTGTACAGAGAGCCATCCAGAGCTGCCCCCTCCCCTGGAAAGAACAGGGGGCATCGGCGACTCGCGCCCCCCTTCCTTTCA TGCCAATGCGGTAAGCAGTCGTGACGGACTGGACACAGAGACGGGTACAGAGTCCCTTCTGAGCCACCgtagagagcgggagagagagcgagcacgaAGAAGAgcgcgagagacagaga TCCCTCGTATCAACGGCCACTCCAAGTCGGAGCGCACTGCGCGGGACTCGGCCATGGGCTACGACAGCGCCTCAGTGATGAGCAGCGAGCTGGAGACCAGCTCCTTTGTCGACAgtgaggaagatgaggatgcCAGCAG gcTCAGCAGCTCAACAGAGCAGAGCTCCTCCTCTCAGCTGATGCGCAGACACAAACGCCGCAGACGGAGGCACAAAGTGGCCAAAATAGACCGG TCCTCTTCCTTCAGCAGCATCACAGACTCCACTATGAGCCTCAACATCATCACTGTCACTCTCAACATGG agaagtACAACTTCCTGGGTATCAGCATCGTGGGCCAGAGCAACGACCGGGGCGACGGCGGCATCTACATCGGTTCCATCATGAAGGGCGGAGCCGTGGCCGCAGACGGCAGGATCGAACCTGGAGACATGCTCCTGCAG GTGAACGACGTGAACTTTGAGAACATGAGCAACGATGATGCTGTCCGCATCCTCAGAGAGATCGTGTCTAAAACCGG GCCTATCAGCCTTACTGTAGCCAAGTGCTGGGATCCATCTCCACGTAGCTACTTCACGATCCCCagag cGGAGCCTGTAAGACCTATTGACCCTGCAGCCTGGATCTCTCACACCACCGCCCTGACCGGGCCCTACCCACACTACG AGTTTGACGACTTGCCATTGTCGGCCAGTAAGACAGACATGGCGACCATCGTCAAGGTGATGCAGCTGCCTGACTCTGGTCTGGAGATCCGGGACAGGATGTGGCTGAAGATCACCATCTCCAACGCTGTCATTG gtgctGATGTGGTGGACTGGCTCTACTCCCGAGTGGAGGGCTTCAAGGACCGCCGTGATGCCAGGAAGTACGCCAGCAGTCTGCTCAAACATGGCTACCTGAGACACACCGTCAACAAGATCACCTTCTCTGAGCAGTGCTACTACACCTTCGGAGACCTCTGCCAAA acatGGCGTCCCTCAACCTGAACGAGGGTTCCAGTGGTGGGGGCTCCGAACAGGACACCttggcccccctccctcccccagccaccaACCCCTGGCCCCTGGGAGGCCAACCCTTCCCctacccccctttcccctccgcTCCCCCTGGCTTCCCCCCAGGATACTCCGACCCCTGCCACAGTTTTCACAGTGGCAGTGCCGGCAGCCAACACAGTGAGG GTCAATCATGA